In Actinacidiphila yeochonensis CN732, a genomic segment contains:
- a CDS encoding TOBE domain-containing protein: MQSYTIGQAARLLGVSPDTARRWADAGRVATHRDDAGRRLIDGRDLAAFSVELAQQADGGQEPARTSVRNAFPGIVTAVKLGDVAAQVEIQAGPHRLVSLVTREAVEELGLEVGAEAVARVKSTNVHIDRP, from the coding sequence ATGCAGTCGTACACGATCGGGCAGGCCGCGCGCCTGCTGGGCGTCAGCCCGGACACCGCCCGCCGCTGGGCCGACGCCGGGCGGGTCGCCACCCACCGCGACGACGCGGGGCGGCGCCTCATCGACGGCCGGGACCTGGCCGCCTTCTCCGTCGAGCTCGCCCAGCAGGCCGACGGCGGCCAGGAGCCGGCCCGCACCTCCGTCCGCAACGCCTTCCCGGGCATCGTCACCGCCGTCAAGCTCGGCGACGTGGCCGCGCAGGTCGAGATCCAGGCCGGCCCGCACCGCCTGGTCTCCCTCGTGACCCGCGAAGCCGTGGAGGAGCTCGGCCTGGAGGTCGGCGCGGAGGCCGTCGCCCGCGTCAAGTCCACGAACGTGCACATCGACCGCCCGTAG
- a CDS encoding helix-turn-helix domain-containing protein — MVYERAGRAAVPQAERVLAELPPSAGTFATLLTALQVLLHAGRGDRVERWCGVLLERDEAPRVPLWRARLAAVRAEAALLDGREAGARQWAAEALGALEAADWGVLVGVPLSVLLRARLALGHQSAAGLLERLEQPEGVVRRGLRAALFLRARGHWLLEAGQPRLALADFRACGELATSWTVELPALVPWRGDCALALARLGDRAGARALAEEQLRMRGGAGPRVRAVGLRALAATARPQERVALLREAAGLLREPADAVELMPVLADLSAAYGAVGDAEGVRVCERQLLRAVAECGYEGGTVWEPGGMPPGAVLADGWFGPAGDAAELSEQEASLDEQLSAAERRVAQLAARGQSNRQISHLLNITVSTVEQHLTRVYRKLSVTRRSDLPAWLVQGVSMGRPAAVPAQWSDRRFPHPRRPHPAGATVPTPNA, encoded by the coding sequence GTGGTGTACGAGCGGGCCGGGCGCGCGGCGGTGCCGCAGGCCGAACGGGTGCTGGCCGAACTGCCGCCTTCAGCAGGAACGTTCGCCACACTGCTGACGGCGTTGCAGGTGCTGCTGCACGCCGGGCGCGGCGACCGGGTCGAGCGCTGGTGCGGGGTGCTGCTGGAGCGGGACGAGGCGCCGAGGGTACCGCTGTGGCGGGCTCGGCTGGCGGCGGTGCGGGCGGAGGCGGCGCTGCTGGACGGCCGGGAGGCCGGTGCGCGGCAGTGGGCCGCCGAGGCGCTGGGGGCGCTCGAAGCGGCGGACTGGGGTGTGCTGGTGGGGGTGCCGCTGTCGGTGCTGCTGCGAGCGAGGCTCGCGCTCGGGCACCAGTCGGCGGCCGGGCTTCTGGAGCGGCTGGAGCAGCCGGAGGGCGTGGTGCGGCGCGGCCTGCGGGCGGCGCTGTTCCTGCGGGCACGCGGGCACTGGCTGCTGGAGGCGGGCCAACCCCGGCTGGCGCTGGCGGACTTCAGGGCGTGCGGGGAGCTGGCGACGTCCTGGACGGTGGAGTTGCCGGCGCTGGTGCCGTGGCGCGGCGACTGCGCGCTGGCCCTGGCCCGGCTCGGCGACCGCGCCGGAGCGCGGGCGCTGGCCGAGGAGCAGCTGCGGATGCGCGGTGGGGCGGGGCCCCGGGTGCGGGCCGTGGGCCTGCGGGCGCTGGCGGCGACGGCCCGGCCGCAGGAGCGGGTCGCGCTGCTGCGGGAGGCGGCCGGGCTGCTGCGGGAGCCGGCGGACGCGGTGGAGCTGATGCCGGTGCTGGCCGACCTGTCGGCGGCGTACGGCGCGGTGGGCGACGCCGAGGGGGTCCGGGTCTGCGAGCGGCAGCTGCTGCGGGCGGTGGCGGAGTGCGGGTACGAGGGCGGGACGGTGTGGGAGCCCGGCGGGATGCCGCCGGGGGCGGTCCTGGCCGACGGCTGGTTCGGCCCGGCGGGGGACGCCGCCGAGCTGTCCGAGCAGGAGGCTTCCCTGGACGAGCAGTTGAGCGCCGCCGAGCGGAGGGTGGCCCAACTCGCCGCCCGGGGGCAGAGCAACCGGCAGATCAGCCACCTGCTGAACATCACGGTGAGCACGGTGGAGCAGCATCTCACCAGGGTCTACCGGAAGTTGAGCGTGACCCGGCGGTCGGATCTGCCGGCCTGGCTGGTCCAGGGGGTGTCGATGGGGCGCCCGGCGGCTGTTCCGGCCCAGTGGAGCGACCGGCGCTTCCCGCACCCCCGCCGGCCGCACCCGGCCGGCGCGACGGTTCCGACCCCGAACGCCTGA
- a CDS encoding ATP-binding protein, protein MLVTVDDLQLAEPRSVEALASAMARLPGARLLVVLAERDAPPPELATARAALLALPGCQRMTLPLLPPSGVRTALTTAVGGTGAARLAPAYHAASGGHPLLLQGLVEDGAAAPPDGPGSLPARPVTGGFFRQAVLGCLYRWDRATVDTARGLAVLGRGAPPEDVARLTGLPGGRVRRALAALAESALLERGWFRAPAVHSAVLDSLVEAQRARLHLAAARMLRADGRPPARVARHLLAAGPVRERWAVDVLRRAADGAAREKPAARLELLEAAYRCCEDASVRAGLAVELIRLLWPTRLSAAARYLEPLRQDLAAGRLEPELAPFLARGLLWLGRDEEALETYRWLLTAGGRGPGRPGPARLRLPSPWTEPPAGGEGPAGARRPGRGRRRGSRPSWRPRRSPVRAPARTPARRPVAACRRRTRWRPWCTSGPGARRCRRPNGCWPNCRLQQERSPHC, encoded by the coding sequence GTGTTGGTCACCGTCGACGACCTCCAGCTGGCCGAGCCGCGCTCGGTGGAGGCGCTGGCCTCGGCGATGGCGCGACTGCCGGGGGCGCGGCTGCTGGTCGTGCTCGCCGAGCGCGACGCACCGCCGCCGGAGCTGGCCACCGCCCGCGCCGCGCTGCTCGCGCTGCCCGGCTGCCAGCGCATGACGCTGCCGCTGCTGCCGCCGTCGGGGGTGCGCACCGCGCTCACCACGGCGGTGGGCGGCACCGGCGCCGCGCGCCTGGCGCCCGCCTACCACGCGGCCAGCGGCGGACATCCGCTGCTCCTCCAGGGACTGGTGGAGGACGGCGCCGCCGCGCCGCCCGACGGGCCCGGCAGCCTGCCGGCCCGCCCGGTCACCGGGGGCTTCTTCCGCCAGGCCGTCCTGGGCTGCCTGTACCGCTGGGACCGGGCCACGGTGGACACCGCACGGGGCCTGGCCGTCCTCGGCCGGGGCGCGCCGCCCGAGGACGTGGCGCGGCTGACCGGCCTGCCGGGTGGACGGGTCCGGCGGGCACTGGCCGCCCTCGCGGAGTCGGCGCTGCTGGAGCGCGGCTGGTTCCGCGCACCGGCCGTGCACTCCGCGGTGCTGGACTCGCTGGTCGAGGCGCAGCGCGCCCGGCTGCACCTGGCGGCGGCGCGGATGCTGAGGGCGGACGGACGCCCGCCCGCCCGGGTGGCGCGGCACCTGCTGGCGGCCGGCCCGGTGCGGGAGCGGTGGGCGGTGGACGTGCTGCGGCGCGCCGCGGACGGGGCGGCCCGCGAGAAGCCTGCGGCGCGGCTGGAGCTCCTGGAGGCGGCGTACCGCTGCTGCGAGGACGCGTCGGTGCGGGCCGGGCTCGCGGTGGAGCTGATACGGCTGCTGTGGCCCACCCGGCTGTCGGCGGCGGCCCGCTATCTGGAGCCGTTGCGGCAGGACCTGGCGGCGGGGCGGCTGGAACCGGAACTGGCTCCGTTCCTGGCGCGCGGCCTGCTGTGGCTCGGCCGCGACGAGGAGGCACTGGAGACGTACCGGTGGCTGCTGACCGCAGGCGGCCGCGGGCCGGGCCGCCCCGGACCGGCCCGGCTGCGCCTGCCGTCACCGTGGACGGAGCCGCCGGCCGGCGGGGAGGGGCCGGCCGGGGCGCGCCGGCCGGGGCGCGGCCGACGGCGCGGCTCGCGCCCGTCGTGGCGTCCCCGGCGGAGCCCGGTCCGGGCTCCGGCCCGGACACCGGCACGACGGCCCGTGGCGGCCTGTCGGCGGCGGACGCGCTGGCGTCCGTGGTGTACGAGCGGGCCGGGCGCGCGGCGGTGCCGCAGGCCGAACGGGTGCTGGCCGAACTGCCGCCTTCAGCAGGAACGTTCGCCACACTGCTGA
- a CDS encoding serine hydrolase domain-containing protein, with the protein MTGALPPTGVTATGRAVEPAGGVRAGRGDVGQPDDGTAELLAAAVARVRAPDVAMAAARRGRRFVASDGTGPAPAAPREDLVYELGSLTKTFTVLLLADLADRGVLGLDDPLTAHLPGLPVRYDATRRITLRHLATHTSGLPRVPRDLVPGALLHPYANGYAGYPRERLLDALTRARPRHEPGTRWNYSNLGVALLGPALETAAGAPYPDLLARHVLAPLGLTSGTTRPPADLSASGAAEDGRTPAVGRRGDGYTLLPPTDMGAFAAAGALRMSATDLLTYAQSHLGPEATPIAAALRAVQVPQLRRGFGRRHTHTLTWLLHPAARGPLLFHAGSTFGQQSFAGFHPATGTAVAGVATRHDRGCAVVHACYGLLQELARLG; encoded by the coding sequence GTGACCGGCGCCCTCCCGCCCACCGGGGTGACCGCCACCGGCCGGGCCGTCGAGCCGGCCGGTGGGGTCCGGGCCGGCCGCGGGGACGTCGGGCAGCCCGACGACGGCACCGCCGAACTGCTCGCCGCCGCCGTCGCCCGGGTGCGGGCGCCGGACGTGGCGATGGCCGCCGCCCGGCGCGGGCGCCGGTTCGTCGCCTCGGACGGCACCGGGCCCGCCCCGGCGGCGCCCCGGGAAGACCTGGTGTACGAACTCGGCTCGCTCACCAAGACGTTCACCGTGCTGCTCCTGGCCGACCTGGCCGACCGCGGGGTGCTCGGCCTCGACGACCCGCTCACCGCCCACCTCCCCGGCCTGCCCGTCCGGTACGACGCCACCCGCCGGATCACGCTGCGGCACCTGGCCACCCACACCTCGGGGCTGCCCCGCGTCCCGCGCGACCTGGTGCCAGGAGCGCTCCTGCACCCCTACGCCAACGGGTACGCCGGCTACCCCCGCGAACGCCTCCTCGACGCCCTCACCCGCGCCCGGCCCCGTCACGAGCCCGGCACCCGCTGGAACTACTCCAACCTCGGCGTGGCGCTGCTCGGCCCGGCGCTGGAGACGGCCGCGGGCGCGCCGTACCCGGACCTTCTCGCCCGGCACGTCCTCGCTCCCCTGGGCCTCACCTCCGGTACGACCCGGCCGCCCGCCGACCTGTCCGCATCCGGCGCCGCCGAGGACGGCCGCACACCCGCCGTCGGCCGCAGGGGCGACGGGTACACCCTGCTGCCGCCCACGGACATGGGCGCGTTCGCGGCGGCGGGCGCGCTGCGCATGTCCGCCACCGACCTCCTCACCTACGCCCAGTCCCACCTCGGACCGGAGGCCACGCCCATCGCGGCGGCGCTGCGCGCGGTCCAGGTACCGCAGCTTCGGCGCGGGTTCGGCCGCCGACACACCCACACGCTGACCTGGCTCCTCCACCCGGCGGCCCGCGGGCCGCTGCTCTTCCACGCGGGGTCGACGTTCGGCCAGCAGTCCTTCGCCGGCTTCCACCCCGCGACGGGTACGGCCGTCGCCGGCGTCGCCACCCGCCACGACCGCGGTTGCGCGGTGGTCCACGCCTGCTACGGGCTCCTCCAGGAACTGGCGAGGCTCGGATAG
- a CDS encoding DUF6895 family protein, which translates to MTAAPPALLHRVGDQALGWLDAHRDFFRLTDEDLATGSGIVERLKPVGELAVNMRVLAREGVAGSRMHDISVRLLDHVWRDLLDGGNLLAALQRDEPHSPVPLEVYASLHELGYRHPGLEDAIDLARSTASWRALETVPNRRLGILNSERKLGLVPSGDPEQALAATWLGKLPEPWTVQLHIAYDITHTVFHLTDWGAAPERIPPHIAEYLELYLPAWIADWADLEHWDLLGELLVIDACLPRPTLDAQAWERYAAAQDPQGAMPVQRAMPTGSRQDVFDQVHHPTLVAAFASAMATSRALSADVAA; encoded by the coding sequence GTGACCGCCGCTCCCCCCGCACTGCTGCACCGCGTCGGCGACCAGGCGCTGGGCTGGCTCGACGCCCACCGCGACTTCTTCCGCCTCACGGACGAGGACCTGGCCACCGGCAGCGGCATCGTCGAGCGGCTCAAGCCGGTCGGCGAACTGGCCGTCAACATGCGGGTGCTGGCCCGCGAGGGGGTGGCCGGTTCGCGGATGCACGACATCTCGGTGCGGCTGCTCGACCACGTCTGGCGCGACCTGCTCGACGGCGGCAACCTGCTGGCCGCCCTCCAGCGCGACGAGCCCCACTCCCCCGTCCCGCTGGAGGTGTACGCGAGCCTGCACGAACTCGGCTACCGGCACCCGGGGTTGGAGGACGCCATCGACCTGGCCCGCAGCACGGCGAGTTGGCGCGCCCTGGAGACGGTGCCCAACCGGCGCCTCGGCATCCTCAACTCCGAGCGCAAGCTCGGCCTGGTGCCCAGCGGCGACCCGGAACAGGCCCTGGCCGCCACCTGGCTGGGCAAGCTGCCGGAGCCGTGGACGGTGCAGCTCCACATCGCCTACGACATCACCCACACCGTCTTCCACCTGACCGACTGGGGCGCCGCCCCCGAGCGGATCCCCCCGCACATCGCGGAGTACCTGGAGCTGTACCTGCCCGCGTGGATCGCCGACTGGGCCGACCTGGAGCACTGGGACCTGCTCGGCGAGCTCCTGGTGATCGACGCCTGCCTGCCGCGCCCGACCCTCGACGCCCAGGCGTGGGAGCGGTACGCGGCGGCGCAGGACCCGCAGGGCGCGATGCCGGTGCAGCGGGCGATGCCCACGGGCAGCCGGCAGGACGTCTTCGACCAGGTCCACCACCCCACGCTGGTGGCGGCGTTCGCGTCGGCGATGGCCACCTCGCGGGCCCTTTCGGCGGACGTGGCCGCGTGA
- a CDS encoding DUF6895 family protein codes for MTGPAPRAGAAPDDERPSPECAAYPAHPDAELLDDVAAGSLRQLAAMRPSFRLPDDVATDADPNLTLKPLGELAELTHVVISLHPVPEIRDAAADLFAFAWKETRGGELFADLVRGEPLAVYPVELYGVFARAGLRHPGTEELIAATTSLRRWRVPREDHTRTLNVLNAERRIGLPPHADFAAVLARTGLGQLAEPWALDRKAAYGITHDAFHATDWGRTPGGLPAPQAEYLRLWLPAWTDLWLDERLWDLAGEFLAVSAVLPGAPYDPVAWRRLAAARAAGGELPEVDGPPPPDTPPGEVFTACYHSTLVAAFAATLARTRPPTLVPRAVLVPRESEAR; via the coding sequence GTGACCGGCCCCGCGCCGAGGGCCGGAGCCGCCCCGGACGACGAGCGCCCGTCCCCGGAGTGCGCCGCCTACCCGGCGCACCCGGACGCCGAACTGCTGGACGACGTGGCGGCCGGGAGCCTGCGGCAACTCGCCGCGATGCGCCCGTCGTTCCGGCTGCCCGACGACGTGGCCACCGACGCCGACCCCAACCTCACCCTCAAACCGCTGGGTGAGCTCGCGGAGTTGACGCATGTCGTCATCAGTCTGCATCCGGTGCCCGAGATCCGGGACGCCGCGGCGGACCTCTTCGCCTTCGCGTGGAAGGAGACCCGCGGCGGCGAGCTCTTCGCCGACCTGGTGCGCGGTGAACCGCTGGCCGTCTACCCGGTGGAGCTCTACGGGGTGTTCGCGCGGGCCGGACTGCGCCACCCGGGTACCGAGGAGCTGATCGCGGCCACCACCTCGCTGCGCCGCTGGCGGGTGCCGCGCGAGGACCACACCCGCACCCTGAACGTGCTCAACGCCGAACGGCGGATCGGGCTGCCGCCGCACGCCGACTTCGCGGCGGTGCTGGCCCGCACCGGCCTGGGCCAGCTGGCCGAGCCCTGGGCACTGGACCGCAAGGCCGCCTACGGCATCACGCACGATGCCTTCCACGCCACCGACTGGGGCCGCACCCCCGGAGGGCTGCCCGCGCCGCAGGCCGAGTACCTGCGGCTGTGGCTGCCGGCCTGGACCGACCTCTGGCTCGACGAGCGCCTGTGGGACCTGGCCGGGGAATTCCTGGCCGTCTCCGCCGTCCTGCCCGGCGCCCCCTACGACCCGGTGGCCTGGCGGCGGCTCGCCGCGGCCCGCGCCGCCGGCGGGGAGCTGCCGGAGGTGGACGGCCCCCCGCCGCCGGACACGCCGCCCGGCGAGGTCTTCACCGCCTGCTACCACTCCACGCTGGTGGCCGCGTTCGCAGCGACCCTGGCCCGGACCCGTCCCCCCACCCTTGTGCCGCGAGCCGTCCTTGTGCCGCGAGAAAGCGAGGCGAGGTAA
- a CDS encoding aldo/keto reductase, with protein sequence MSTPSPAPLYDLNDGTRLPGVGLGTYPMDDAAAERAVAEALNAGYRLVDTAVRYGNEAGTGRGVRASGVPREEVVVATKLPGREHGYEQTLASFEESRQRLGLEYVDLYLIHWPLPRVDKYVDSWRAMVKLREEGVVRSIGVSNFTAAHVDRLERETGVLPSVNQVELHPLLPQAELRAQMAAKGVAVESWSPLGRKSDLLTSSAVAAVAEAHGRTPAQVVLRWHVQLGAVPIPKSGDPRRQRENLDVFGFELTEQEMAAIASGEQRRLGGDPDTHEEF encoded by the coding sequence ATGTCCACACCCTCACCGGCCCCCCTGTACGACCTCAACGACGGCACGAGGCTGCCCGGGGTCGGCCTCGGCACCTACCCGATGGACGACGCGGCGGCCGAGCGCGCGGTAGCGGAGGCGCTGAACGCCGGCTACCGGCTGGTCGACACGGCCGTGCGGTACGGCAACGAGGCCGGCACCGGGCGCGGAGTGCGGGCCTCCGGCGTTCCGCGCGAGGAGGTCGTGGTCGCCACGAAGCTCCCGGGCCGGGAGCACGGCTACGAGCAGACGCTGGCGTCGTTCGAGGAGTCGCGGCAGCGGCTGGGCCTGGAGTACGTCGACCTGTACCTGATCCACTGGCCGCTGCCGCGGGTCGACAAGTACGTGGACTCGTGGCGCGCGATGGTCAAGCTGCGCGAGGAGGGCGTCGTCCGGTCCATCGGCGTCTCCAACTTCACCGCGGCGCACGTCGACCGGCTGGAGCGGGAGACCGGCGTACTGCCGTCGGTGAACCAGGTCGAACTCCACCCGCTGCTGCCGCAGGCGGAGTTGCGCGCGCAGATGGCCGCCAAGGGCGTGGCGGTGGAGAGTTGGAGCCCCCTGGGGCGCAAGAGCGACCTGCTCACCTCCTCCGCGGTGGCGGCCGTCGCCGAGGCCCACGGGCGCACTCCCGCGCAGGTGGTGCTGCGCTGGCACGTCCAGCTGGGGGCGGTGCCGATCCCGAAGTCGGGCGACCCGCGCCGGCAGCGGGAGAACCTGGACGTCTTCGGCTTCGAGCTGACCGAGCAGGAGATGGCGGCGATCGCGAGCGGCGAGCAGCGCCGGCTGGGCGGCGACCCGGACACGCACGAGGAGTTCTGA
- a CDS encoding glycoside hydrolase family 43 protein translates to MATEPPARSQLQPSVTAVNPVLPGFHPDPSVCRVGDDYYLVTSTFEFWPGLPLFHSRDLVHWRPVGHAVDRPGQLALDGVRPSGGLYAASLTHHDGRFHLVCTLVDGHQRSGNFLLTTEDPAGDWSDPLWLPDAPGFDPSLFFDEDGSAHLLGTRQTDEEGHTAIWLRSLDLATGALGEEHVLFRGALVDATWAEGPHLYRHGGYYHLLLAEGGTEDGHAVTSARSTSLTGPYRNNPRNPVLTHRHLGSGQPVTGVGHADLVATPAGDWYALLLASRPYGGGPHANLGRETFLARVEWQDGWPVANPGVGRLEERTTVALPPHPWPARPARDDFDAPALGPEWNLLRTPRTELLTLTERPGHLRLRPQPATLADTASPAFVGRRQQHADAAARTLLDFTPSGEGEAAGLVAFYDHRHHAALLVVHDEQHGRALRLTVCDAGVETVRAELPLVPGPVELALTTRGQEYTFAFTPAGAAEPVRLPAVDGRLLSSAHAGGFTGTHLGVYATAPEPGGVCDVDWFEYGPAEEA, encoded by the coding sequence ATGGCCACCGAACCGCCCGCCCGGTCCCAGCTCCAGCCGTCCGTGACCGCGGTGAACCCCGTACTGCCCGGCTTCCACCCCGACCCGTCGGTGTGCCGGGTCGGCGACGACTACTACCTGGTCACCTCCACCTTCGAGTTCTGGCCCGGCCTGCCGCTCTTCCACAGCCGCGACCTGGTCCACTGGCGGCCCGTCGGCCACGCCGTCGACCGCCCCGGACAGCTCGCGCTCGACGGCGTCCGCCCCTCGGGCGGCCTGTACGCGGCCTCCCTCACCCACCATGACGGCCGCTTCCACCTGGTGTGCACCCTGGTCGACGGCCACCAGCGCTCGGGCAACTTCCTGCTCACCACCGAGGACCCGGCGGGCGACTGGTCCGATCCGCTGTGGCTGCCCGACGCCCCCGGCTTCGACCCCTCCCTCTTCTTCGACGAGGACGGCAGCGCCCATCTCCTCGGCACCCGGCAGACCGACGAGGAGGGCCACACCGCCATCTGGCTGCGCTCCCTCGACCTGGCCACCGGCGCTCTCGGCGAGGAGCACGTCCTCTTCCGCGGCGCCCTCGTCGACGCCACCTGGGCCGAGGGGCCGCACCTGTACCGGCACGGCGGCTACTACCACCTGCTGCTCGCCGAGGGCGGCACCGAGGACGGCCACGCCGTGACCTCCGCCCGCAGCACCAGCCTCACCGGCCCCTACCGGAACAACCCGCGCAACCCCGTCCTGACCCACCGCCACCTGGGAAGCGGCCAGCCGGTGACCGGCGTCGGCCACGCCGACCTCGTCGCCACCCCGGCCGGCGACTGGTACGCGCTGCTGCTCGCCTCCCGCCCCTACGGTGGCGGCCCGCACGCCAACCTCGGCCGCGAGACGTTCCTCGCCCGGGTCGAGTGGCAGGACGGCTGGCCGGTGGCCAACCCCGGCGTCGGACGGCTGGAGGAGCGCACCACCGTCGCCCTCCCGCCGCACCCGTGGCCCGCGCGGCCGGCCCGCGACGACTTCGACGCGCCCGCACTCGGGCCGGAATGGAACCTGCTGCGCACCCCGCGCACCGAGCTGCTCACCCTGACCGAGCGCCCCGGCCACCTGCGGCTGCGCCCGCAGCCGGCCACGCTCGCCGACACCGCGTCCCCCGCCTTCGTCGGCCGCCGCCAGCAGCACGCCGACGCCGCCGCGCGCACGTTGCTCGACTTCACCCCGTCCGGCGAGGGCGAGGCGGCGGGGCTGGTCGCCTTCTACGACCACCGCCACCACGCCGCGCTGCTCGTCGTCCACGACGAACAGCACGGCCGGGCGCTCCGGTTGACGGTGTGCGACGCCGGCGTCGAGACGGTACGGGCCGAACTCCCGCTGGTGCCCGGTCCGGTGGAGCTGGCGCTCACCACCCGGGGCCAGGAGTACACCTTCGCCTTCACCCCGGCCGGCGCCGCCGAGCCCGTCCGGCTGCCCGCCGTCGACGGCCGCCTCCTGAGCAGCGCCCACGCCGGCGGCTTCACCGGCACCCACCTCGGCGTGTACGCCACCGCGCCGGAGCCGGGCGGCGTGTGCGACGTCGACTGGTTCGAGTACGGCCCGGCCGAGGAGGCGTAG
- a CDS encoding LysR family transcriptional regulator: protein MELRTLRYFMAVAEERHFGRAAARLHMSQPPLSRAIKALEAGVGAALFDRSPAGVRLTPVGEVLAGEARALLDHAERVRERVADAAGSAALTVGVLGGGTDPAAHRLAAAFRDRHPRVEVRVRETELPDPTCGLLTGAVDIALTRGPFDESGLAVRELRTDPVGALLRADDPLAGRGSLRLADLADRRWFRFPDGTDPVWQRYWNGGAPRRGPVVTAVEECRQAVLWNGTVGMTLVGHEPGAGLVVVPLADMPPSRAVAAWNKGDTNPLIRSFVDLAASTYGG from the coding sequence ATGGAGCTGCGTACGCTGCGCTATTTCATGGCGGTCGCCGAAGAACGCCACTTCGGCCGGGCCGCCGCCCGGCTCCACATGAGCCAGCCGCCGCTGAGCCGGGCGATCAAGGCGCTGGAGGCCGGGGTGGGGGCCGCGCTGTTCGACCGCTCGCCCGCCGGGGTCCGCCTCACCCCGGTCGGCGAGGTGCTGGCCGGCGAGGCCCGCGCCCTGCTCGACCACGCCGAGCGGGTACGGGAGCGCGTCGCCGACGCGGCCGGCAGCGCGGCGCTCACCGTGGGCGTCCTGGGCGGCGGTACCGATCCGGCCGCGCACCGGCTCGCCGCCGCCTTCCGCGACCGGCACCCCCGCGTCGAGGTCCGGGTACGCGAGACGGAGCTCCCCGACCCCACCTGCGGCCTGCTCACCGGGGCCGTCGACATCGCGCTCACCCGCGGGCCGTTCGACGAGAGCGGCCTGGCCGTGCGGGAGTTGCGCACCGACCCGGTGGGGGCCCTGTTGCGCGCCGACGACCCCCTGGCCGGCCGCGGCAGCCTCCGGCTGGCCGACCTCGCCGACCGCCGCTGGTTCCGCTTCCCCGACGGTACCGACCCCGTCTGGCAGAGGTACTGGAACGGCGGCGCGCCCCGGCGGGGCCCGGTGGTGACGGCCGTCGAGGAGTGCCGGCAGGCCGTGCTGTGGAACGGGACGGTCGGGATGACACTCGTCGGCCACGAGCCGGGCGCGGGGCTGGTGGTCGTACCGCTCGCCGACATGCCGCCGAGCCGCGCGGTCGCGGCCTGGAACAAGGGCGACACCAACCCCTTGATCCGCTCGTTCGTCGACCTCGCGGCCTCCACCTACGGCGGCTGA
- a CDS encoding DoxX family protein: protein MTVAYWIVAALLALFYLYGGALKIVRSQEQLLPMMAWVDTTPMPAVRAIGAAEVLGAIGLVLPPLTGVAPGLALAAAVGLLVVQVGAIPVHLRRGDRQVAMNVALLAAAAAAIWLSTTWL, encoded by the coding sequence GTGACCGTCGCGTACTGGATCGTCGCCGCACTGCTCGCCCTCTTCTACCTCTACGGGGGCGCGCTGAAGATCGTCCGCAGCCAGGAGCAGCTGCTGCCGATGATGGCCTGGGTGGACACCACTCCGATGCCGGCCGTCAGGGCCATCGGGGCGGCCGAGGTGCTGGGCGCGATCGGCCTGGTCCTGCCCCCTCTGACCGGCGTCGCCCCCGGACTCGCCCTCGCCGCCGCCGTCGGCCTCCTGGTGGTCCAGGTCGGCGCGATCCCCGTCCACCTGCGGCGCGGCGACCGCCAGGTCGCCATGAACGTGGCACTCCTCGCCGCGGCGGCTGCGGCCATCTGGCTCTCCACGACCTGGCTCTGA